In the genome of Canis lupus familiaris isolate Mischka breed German Shepherd chromosome 17, alternate assembly UU_Cfam_GSD_1.0, whole genome shotgun sequence, the window TAGAGGATACTTGCCGGCTGCTGCTGGCCTATCCTGCTCCGTGCCTGGCTCAGGCAACGCCCAGGCTCTCTCCAAATGTCTCCACCCACTCCCAattttgccttcctttctcttgccattaacaagctgtgtgaccttgagcaagcccCTCAACCCCTCTGGCCCTTGGTGTCCTCATCTACCAAATGGAGAGATTGAAAGAGGTGGCCTCTAGGTGCCATGTGGCTCTCAACATCTGTgctctgtgagcctcagtgtcccAGACAGAGGCTCCTTTCTCTGGCTCTTGGGTGTGTCAGCGAGGGCTGCGGATGGCAAGGGACCCATCCGATTAAGTACTTAAGCTGCCTGGCCAGGAATTAGGTCAGCTGTAGTCACAGGGCAGTGTACAGGGAATCCGCAGGGTCCCTGAGGCCCTCAATTTTATAGCCTGGTGTGGGTTTCTCCCAGGTCCGGGCAGGACACAcagtaagcattttaaaaaggagcCTCACTGATGGGATGCTGAAAAGACTCTTGCAGGTATAGAACCATCGAGGAGCACAGAGCAGCTCACAGGTGAAAAAGGAGTCTAGAATTCTGTTTGTGGCTTGCCTGTGATTGGAGCCATGCCAGCAAATGTCCCAAATCCACCCTGATTTGGCCTTGACTTTACGGTTGCAGCAAGatcaggacccatctatttgagGGGCAAGGTGTTATTGGGGCATGGGCATGGGGGTCAGAcggatctgggtttgaatctcattCCACCACCACTCATTTCCAGGCTGTATGGTTTAGGCAACCTCTTCCTTCAAACCTGAGATTCTTTCAGGTAGTATTAGCAACACCTATTTTCCAGCACGACCGTACTGGTACAAAACGATATATGTGAAGCACCTGGGAGCTGACTACTAGGCACCGACCGTTGCCCTGGAAGGAATTCAGTGGTACGGGACGTATGGTGCGCTTTGGACTGCCAGGGTAAAGTGCTGGCTGCAGGCAGGTGTGGCTTACCATGAGTGATGTGACGTTAAGttcttttatgtgaaaataaaagacaaggaaatgtaCTAACAGAGCGACACCACAATTTTGGGGGCACTGCCCTGAAAACTTGCAGCTTCAGGATTAAAGTCTGCGGAGGGACCGGTTTCCTTAGAATTTGCTCTGTGGGCTTAGGGCTTACTTAGGACTCCCTCCCGGTGTCCTGAGAGCCTCCCGGTGTCCTGAGAGCCTGGCACGGGTGCTGGCACTTGGCAGGGGCTCAGTTCTCCACGTGCAATGGAGAATGGGATTTCTCTTCTCTTGTACTGTAGGTGACCGGGGACTTGCTCTGCTTCTCTTTCAGATCTTTCCTGACCCTTCAGACTTTGACCGTTGCTGCAAGCTCAAAGACCGTCTGCCCTCCATCGTGGTGGAGCCCACGGAGGGCGAGGTGGAGAGTGGGGAGCTCCGGTGGCCCCCGGAGGAGTTCTTGGTCCAGGAGGATGAGCAGGACAActgtgaagagacagagaaagacaacaaGGAGCAATAGAGCCCCCCGTCGACTCCCTTGGGGGGGGCCACACCAGAAGGCATCTGTCCCTGAACTGTGTTCTTTCCCATTGTGATGGAAGAAGGGAGTGAGCCACAGTAGTTCCGAACATGTCAAATGATGGCTTCCGTTTTGCACCTGCAAATCACCgagttggttttcttttcttttcttttcttttttttgaaatgtgctGGGCAGTGGAGCCCTCTGCGACAATTTGCAAGGCCTTCTGAGAAAGGAAGCTGcttggagcaggggtggggggcggggaagtGGTGCATCTTCGCAATTGGTATCTGAACCCGAGCAGGCTAGAGGCAGCGGTGGGATTCCAGTGGGctccgggggggtggggggaatgggggggTGCAGCGCGAGCAAGGAACATTCGGGGTAAGAGAACAGACAGGAGACAGGAGTCGGAAGAGAGAATACGCGCTTGAAAGGAAGCATCGAGCAGAGGAGTGCAGCCAGGAAGTTGCCCGCCTGCGGCTGCTGGGGCATCAGACAGCAAGCAGCGCGTTCATCTCTCTCTCCGGTTCTGCCCACCACCTTTGCTTTTATTCAGCTGTGTGGGTCTGTTAACAGGAGGCCGGGAAAGGAGAGCAGTACAAACTGGCTGCCTGCAAAGCTGGCTGGAGGCAGGCGTGGGAAAGgactccctgctcctcctccaccctgttcctcctccaccctccactcCAGCTGTGGAAGGTTCATGTACCCTCCATAATCTGGAGGTTTCTTAAGAGGCAGGGCTcttgagcttctctctcctgatttatctttttacccctcacccccaccctttgGGAGTAGAGGGAGCACTTCCTACCCCCATGGGAGGACTGCGCAGTGGACGCTTGGACATGAAgatccctccccactgctcccccaGGCTTGCTCTGTTCTGAGCAGAGGCACAGAGCTCTGGCGCTACCAGGCCGGCCCTCCTTCTCCACAGCCCCTGGGTGGAGCAGTCAGGAGGTGCCTACTTCCACGTGGGCCCCTGGCCAGTTTTTCTGGTGGGAGCTgagtggagagaagaggaagctcTGTTTCTTGTGATGGGGACGTGAACTTTAATGGAGGTCCTAGTTCTGGGAATTATCAGAGGGGGATAACAGAGATCTCCTGCAGAAGTCTGAAGATCAAGTTTGAAACTGAAGATGTCGTGAGATCCCTGGCTTCTCCTTGTGTTCTGAGGGGTGAATGGCATGGTGAGGTGAGGGAGCACTAAGCCTCTGTCCtcatccctccccacctctcaccTGTCCCCTGCAAGGGCACAGTTGAGGAGAAAGCTAGCCTTGGACTTAGAGCTTCTTATAGTTAAGAACCATCTGGAGCAGCAGGTTGCAGGACACACTTTTCAAACCTTCTCTAGCTCACAGCACGTGTGTGCAGCCAAGAGATGAGCTCAAGATCCTCCTGGAGGCCAAACTGGGCCAACAGAGGCACCCTTGGAGTTCTCCAGGGGGTCTCGGTTGACCCCAGTTTGGGTCTTGTGTATAGATCTGTATTTAATACCTCAAGGTTAGTGTGGTtctggggagctggggcaggaagATGAAGGTGCGCGGTTGACATCTCAGCAGGATTTGGTTCTGGGAAGCTGACgctcacctccctcccccaactccctccCCCTATGTTGTCTGCTTGTGTTCCACACACTGATGGCAATAACTTCTTCCAGCTCCCCGGGAATGGGAGAGGCCTGAAGCCTGCACTGCCAGGGCATCTCTCTTGTACCCCCGCTGGTTCTGTTCTGGCTGCAGAgaatcctccctccttccttattCCCTCGCAGCAGCATTTCTCATCCCACACCTGCCTCCCTTGGTGGATGGGGTCTTGCCTTTTAAAATCCTGTGTTTCTGTGTCCCTTTCATCTGTCTTGGTCTTGCCGTGTGATGGGAACGTGCTTGTAAACTGCATAACAAATCTactttgtgtatatgtgtgtttatgggGGTGACTTATTATTTTGCTGGTCGCTAGACACCTTTGTGCGACCCTTTGGAGTCTAGCAGGCTGGGGGCTGACCACTCAAGTCAGGACCTGCAGCGGCGAGCCTGTTGGAGGGACCCAGCCACTCTTGGACAAGTGGCTGAGCTCCTGTctggcctcctttttttttttttttttaaagtaacttgtGTGTATTTCTAACTGAtcgtattaaaaaaaaacaaaccctagtATTTCAGTAAAAATGCCTGTTGTAAGATGAACCTCCTGTAACTTCTATCTGTTCTTTTTTGAGGCTCAGGGAgaaactagctttttttttttccgaacTACTTTTTGTCACTGTGACAGttgtaaataaagtttgaaaatgcTTTCCACCCTGGTCtggtttccttcttccttccacctCCAGTGGAACTGGCACAGCAGAGCACCAAGATGCAACTTTCATGGAAGGCTGAGTCAGGAGTTCCAAGCAAGATTCCTGATGTATCTTGGCTGCTGGCCCTTCCAGGTGAACCCATCCATGGTTTTTCATCACCCAGCTGAGTGAAAGCAGCCTTTCCTTCTGTGCCAGTGGCTCTCAACCCTGGatgcacatcagaatcaccacGAAAGCTTTTTTAAATTACAACTTCTTGGGTTCCACCCCCAGAAACTTGGATTTCAGTGGGCTAGGACGAGGAccaagcactatttttttttagaatcatgGGGAGCTTTTAACACACAGCCACAGTTTTAAACCACCTTTCTAAGGGAAGAGAAACACCCACAATATCATGTAAGGTCATTCACAGAGACTGGGGGTGAATGGATGGGCGTGTGTACAGCTAAAAAGAACTCTGGAAGTCACtcaaaacatttactgaatgcctatgATTTGTCAGGCATTGTTAAGAGTTTGGTATAAACACCATAGCAGTGGTCCCAGCCCTCACTGCACTACTTTAGTGGAAAATTAAATAGCAAGTATGATGAGTGCAACACAGGAAAACGAGATGCCTTGAGAATATCTGTTGGAAGGGCCAAGATAGACATCTGAGGAAGGGAGTGAGATAGGTGGAGAGAGTGCTTTCAGCAGATGGAAGGCTGGGAATAGTTTAGGCTGTCCTTTATCTAGTAAGGGCAGGGAAATAGTGACAGGAGGGCTGCTAATGCCTGGGTgaagagtttggactttattctaCATGCAGGGTATAGAACAgtatcattaacatttttacaCAATCTGACCCTATGGAGATGAGATTGGAAGGGACCAGGTGGAAGGCCCAGAGATCAAGAAGGAGGCTtcagggaggtggaggaggatgcTTTGTGGAAGGGGTTTTCTGACATTTTCCAACGTAAGGCTGGATATTTTTTGCCTTCACTCAGTCCACATCTGTGCTCATAACCATGGTGAGTACAGATAATCAACTGATCTACACTGAGGATATTTTCCAGTATTGATGGTATATGAATCCATTTTAACATTAGCCTAAATAAAACCATTATATTTATGGACCTGCTGCCCTGAGAACAACTTGCAGCCCTCAACCATCTTCATCTTGGATTGTTTATCTATTTCCTTCCAACAACCTGAGGATGGAGTTTACTAGAACGCAGCCTTCTTGAAGATAGCCCCTAATAAATTGGTCTTTATTCACATATAATGTCATCTACATGGAAAAATCttactaaatacacacacacacacacacacacacacaaaccctaaCACAAAAACCTACTAAAACTTAAGTGGAGTTCAGCATGGCTGCAGGATCTAAGATTGTTATACAAAACTCAACTATAGTTCCACATACTAGGAATGAATAATTagaaattgacatttaaaatatcacttatatTAGCATTAAAGAATGCAAAGTAtagggataaatctgacaaaagatgtgCAAAACCTGTTCACTGAAACTACAAAACcctgctgagaaaaattaaattagaccTACATAAACAGAGAggtataccatgttcatggatctgAAGATTCAATGTTAAGTTGGCAGTTGTCTCCAAATCGACCTATAAATTTAACAGTCAAAATCCAGCAAGTTTTTTTGGCAGAAATTAACAATCTGATGCTAAAAATGCtgtggaaatacaaaggatctagAATATCCAAAACaacttagaaaaagaacaaagttagaggaccCAAATCTCAAATTCAAACCTTATTACAAATCtacagtaatcagaacagtatggtattggcatcaAGATAGGCAAATAGATCCATGAAACAGACGAAGGAgtcaaaaaatagacacaaatatAGTccattgatttttgacaaaattgCCAAGGCAACTCAGTGAAGAAAGGAGTCGTTTATACATATGGTGCTAAAACAGTTGTGTAGCCATATGCAAATACCCCTTGGGGACAGAAACAAAGTCTTCACTTCTGTTTCCCATTGTCTCCATGTAAGTTTCTAAATAGAATAAttaatcatttagaaaaaattttttctataCTTGGCCAATTGCTTCAATACTGTCCTCACTTTATCCCAGTTCACCTCCTCTCTCCCTAAAGGAAGAGCAACTTCACTATGTTATTCAGGCTGACTTGCATTCAAGGCCTACTCAGCCCCTCCATATGTAACTTGGGGCCAATTTCTTAATGCCAATTTCTTAATGTCCAGCATCTGCAGCATTGTTTTCCtagtacctctttttttttttaagactttatttatttattcatgagagatacacagagagagagagagaggcagagaaataggcagagggagaagcaggtgccatgcagggagcccgatgcaggacttgatcctaggacctgggaccactacctgagccaaaggcagatactcaactgctgagctacccaggcatcccttcctagTATCTCTTGCACAGGGATGTGAAGACTGAGTACTCAGGAGGTGCTCCATAAGTCAAGATTTATTCCCTCTTCTCCTTAAAGATCTGGCAGTTAAGAAACCAACCCTTGATTTCCTGTCCCCTGCTTTTAGCTCAGAATCACTTGTACACATAGAGTCAAGGGAAACTGCAAGGTGAAGACACCTCCTTACCTGCAGATATAACTCCTGCAGTCTGCCCCTCATCACcatgagggagagaaagcagggaaaagaagagaatgttAATATCTTCTTTCCACCAAAGTATtggagagaaaagggagacaCCTCCTACCAAGGTAGGCCTGATGCCTGGCTCATTATTAAAGAGATGATCCTTGGTCAGAAGCCTGTTTGAAGTGATGCTTGAATTTTGTGTAGACTAGGGAGAGATTCCAGGTGGGAGtgacagcaagtacaaaggccctgtggcaaaAATTGACTTGATTTTTCTGAGGGATGTATCAGAAAAACATGGCTggagtagagggaaagagaagtagCTGAGGTCAGATACCACAGAGCAGAGTTTAGAATCACTATTGCCCATTGTGAGAAGCCCACTGGGGGAAGGAGGTTGACTTATCAGACATCCTACCCCCTGGAAATCCACTGGGTCAGCCCACCCAAAGCTGTCTAACCCCGTGGCAAATTGCAGTCAGTATCAATTTACCTGAGGCACTGCCACATCCTATAGGGGCAGCTGGACCATCAAGTGAGGGTTAAATTAAGTAGAGTTCTACTTGTATGTCTGTACTTCAGTTCCTAAAAAGTGTGGTTATGGCTTAAGAGAAAGGGCTGGGAGACTAGACTCCTGAATCTGTAGCTCAGCCCtgcctcttactagctgtgtgaccttgggcaatttacatttcctctctgtgcttcacctTCCTCTATGAAATGGATTCCTACTTTACAGGGTTGTGGTGAGACTTAAACACCTCTCTCCGAGTAACATGCTTAGAACCATACcaggtacatagtaggtgctcaaaacaTTAACCATTGCGGTAGACAGAATAAAGATGTCCACGTCCTAATCTCAGGAACCTATGAATGTGCTGGTCCCATGGTAAAAGGGGTATTTAAGTAAGGTTGCAGGTGGAATGAAGGCTGCTAATCAGCTGACTGGTGTGGGAGGCCCTGGGTTATCCAGGTGAGCCCAATCTAATCACAAGGGTTCTTACCACAAAACCGGGAAGCAGAAGAGTGAGTGCCAGAGTCAGAGAGAAATTCGAAGGTGAaatgttgctggctttgaagatggaggaaggtcTACTAACCAAGAAATGCAAGGGGCCCTAGAAACTGGGGAAGACCTGGAAATCATTCTCCCTGAAGCCTTCAGAAGGGAtacagccctgccaacatcttgattttagcccagagTCACCTATTCTAGACTTCTAACGAGGTAAGATAATAAGTTTAAGTATAAAACTAATACAGCTGTTATTGTAAATATGATGAGGATACAGACTCCTGCAGGATGGCAATGAACGGGAGAAGGTCCTAGCCAGGCTAAGGCCGCTGTCTGGCCCTGGAGCCCATAGAGTCCTAGGCTCAGAGTCTACTCTGGGTGTCACCAGGCAGAGGAATCTGTCAGATGGGAGGCGGGAGGCACCACTGCACCAGACCGAATAAATTTGAAGCTGTAAAGCCCTTATTTCTACGATTTTGAAAATCAGTGATTAATGTAGGAGTTATTTGTCAATATAGTCTATGAAGCAGAATTATTTACCAAAATACTCCCTTCTCTTCTGTCTGCATGGAAGGTTCCACTTTGAAATGCAATCCATTTGGAATACTTGCTTTGCCATTTCCAATTAGAAAAACATGAATTCTCTTTTGTCTGGTACTGGCTACGATTTACACAGCTCACAAGTGGGCTACAGGTTGCCTTCATTTCTTCAAATTCTCAACAGTTTTTGCAAAGTGTGGGTTTTTATAgagctgggtttgttttttttgttttgttttgttttgttttctgtaaaaaCTCCATTTAGCAGTGATGGATATTACACAAGATGGTGGAGTTTGGGATCTCATTTCAGATCCCATCACAGAGGcaaataattatttgcatttttgtttccttccagtCATTGTCCTTCTTACTTACCAGAATATACTCAGTGAATATAATTTTCCCCATGAAGTGggtgtttttaatattatttacaaataaggaagctgaggtcAGAAGGCTTAGGAATATACCGACTATGGAaccagaaaaagcagaaagaatgcCCACTATTCCCACTGTGGGAATCAACAGTGTGCTGGTAAGTAAGAGCTGGCTTTCCaaaggggtggagggaaagcCCTGAGTTGCAGCATTTGCCATCTCCCATGCTATAAATGTTCTCCTGTGGCTGATTCATGGGCAAGCTACTCAGGCTGGTGGAGTCTCAGCTTCCTTTTCTGCAAAATGAACAGAACTCCAAACCAGGGCAGTGCCGAGTTCAGAGGACCTCCTGAAACCCCAGTGTCCTTCACCCAGAAAAGAGAACCAGCTCCAGAAAGAGGTATCTGGTACAGTATTATTTCAAACTGAATCATGAATCCTGATTGGGTTGTGAAATGGATTTACTTGTGGATTGCAACCAGAATCTTTAAACAGGGAAAACTagaatagaataggaaaaaaaaaaaaaaaaatcagtgtgcagCAGACATGGCAAGATTGTTATTCTCTGAAACCTTTCATTCTGATGTAGATATGGATGTGTATActgggtcatttaaaaaaaaaaaaagaaaagaccttttTCTTGCCACCAGTCACAGTCTAAGCAGTTTGAGAGCCACTGACTTGGAGAACCTGGCTTGCTAGAAAGCAGTGCTTTTATCTCCTAGAGCTGTGGGGTGTGAGAGAGGCTGCTAGAACTAgctttccctcttccctgcacACGGAGTGGGGTGGAGGAGTAGGGATGAGCCCGGGAAGGTCTCAAGGCCCTTGACCGCctccagggccaggggcaggctcCAGGAGCCCCAGTTGCCTGCTTGTGAGCACTGGCGGAAGGAGGGAACCTcacaagagggaggaggaggaagccgtACAGGAAACCGTCCCTGTGAGCTCAAGGCTGCTGGAACCcaccgcagcagcagcagcagcagcagctcaacTACCAACAATAGCACCATCAGATAAAAATAACTCGTGGGGTCTGCAGCCTTGCTGTGCAGGGCAGGGGCATGCTGTCTAGAGGGCGGAGATGTCACCGGCTACGGCTGGGGTCGTGCTGCTCGGCGTCCTGCTCTGCCTTGATTTTCTGATTGCTAATTAGAAGGCAGTTTTCCAGCTGGCGGTCACTTGGGCTGGTGCCAGGAACAGGGCTCCTTGCCCCAAGGGTCTCTGTCCCCTGCACTCTTGCATGgggtgatattaaaaaaaaaaaaaaatcactcctgcTAATCAATCCTGCTTGAGGTCTGTCTGGCTGTACCACCTCTCTCAGGTGGACTCTCACTTTACAAGAGAAGGGCTTACCTGGAGCTTGTCTTCCACAGGGGGATGTTCAGGGAATCCTAAGGGCAGAGGCTTTCCCAGCAGCCCTCAAAGCCTCTCCGTGGGCCAGGGGGTGGGCTGACCCAGGGCTGATCCCCAAAGGCCACGCTCCGGGCTGCAGAGACAGGCTCCCCGGGTCCCCCCCAGGCCACACTGCCAGCCGGCTGCCCTCCCACACACGGGAAtggagggaggaggccagggtcacgccaaatgttatttttactatCACAAAGCCTATTGAGAACCCATAGCCAGCTCTGAAATACAGAGGCCAGGCTCTCCTGCTTGCTTTGGCCTCACGGCTTAGGAGGCTCCCCTGCCCATCCCAGAAGCACCCACGTCCCTCACGGACTAAGGCCTTCACAGGCACCAGCTCTACGGTTTGTTCCTGACTTTCCTTCACTTCCGTAGTACTTTTTAACCTGAAGTATATAGGTAGAATTCAGGGGTGTGGGTGAACTCGGATTCACCCTATATCTTAGGTGTGAAAATTAGCCCTATGTCTTCATTAACTACAAAGAGGAACTTCGCATTCCCTGC includes:
- the LBH gene encoding protein LBH, with amino-acid sequence MSVYFPLHCPDYLRSAEMTEVMMNTPSMEEIGLNPRKDGLSYQIFPDPSDFDRCCKLKDRLPSIVVEPTEGEVESGELRWPPEEFLVQEDEQDNCEETEKDNKEQ